The DNA region CCGCCGCAGAGGCGCCACCCGGAACGCCGGGCGGCGGCTCGAGCGCAATCGTGACCGTGACCGGCGTAGCGGTCGCGCCCTCCGAGGCACAGCTCTTTCAGGCGCCCAATGATGCCGCGGAACGACTCACGGTCGCGAGATTTGAGGCGCTGGCACGTGGCGACGGTGAGGCATTGGTCGCGTTGACTGCCGAGGGTTCTCTCGCGCGTGCTGACGCGGAAGACACCGCCATGGCCCTGCGGAACGGCCTTCTGAGGTTTGATGGACTCCAAGGGTCTGTCGAGGATTCGGTAAGGCTGGGCGGCGCCGCGGACCCGCTGCCCGCCGACGGCGGCCGTGCCGTGGTCAGGGTGCGCTATCGTCTTGGGCCCCACGATGTGGTGGAGAGAGGGCAGACCAGGAGCTACGACAATTACGAACAGACGGTCGACCTTATCCTGCAGTGGGTCGACGGATCAGGCTGGCTCGTGAGCGACGCGATGACCGTCACGGAGTCCGGCGGTTAGGGCTGTGCAATGTACTTTGCGGCCTCGGCGATGGTCGAGTGGGTCCATTGGAAGCCGAGGCGGTTGAGGACACCCGGCACGCCATTCTGCGAGGCCAGCAGGTCGTCGGCCGCCGGTCCCACCACCGCCTGAAGCACCCACGAAGGCACAGGGATCCCCGAGTGGTGTCCGTGGGCCTCCGAGATGGCGCTCACGAACTCGGCGCTCGACACGGTACCTGGCGCCACGAGGTTCACGGGACCACGGTGCGCACTGTCGATGAGGAAGCGCATGGCGCGCACTTCGTCAACGAGAGAGATCCACGATTGGAGTGCCTCCGCATGGCCAAGCGCTCCGATGAGGCCGCGCCCCGCGAGCGGAAGCAGGCGCTTTGCGAAGCCGCCGTGGGGGGCAAGCACCAGTCCGGTGCGCAGGTAGACGACGCGTGCCCCTGCGTTCACCGCCGGTGCGGCGGAGGCCTCCCACTGGCGCGAAACATCGGCCAGAAAGCCGTCGCCAGCGGGGAGTCGTTCTGTCAGCGGGT from Demequina lutea includes:
- a CDS encoding TIGR01777 family oxidoreductase, with the translated sequence MIVSGSHGLIGTALGESLRADGHTVVALVRRDARGEHESSWDPTTGRIDDAAIAAADVVVNLAGASIGDKRLTVGYQKVVLSSRVDSTSTIANAIARANPTAALLQGSSMGFYGDRGTDPLTERLPAGDGFLADVSRQWEASAAPAVNAGARVVYLRTGLVLAPHGGFAKRLLPLAGRGLIGALGHAEALQSWISLVDEVRAMRFLIDSAHRGPVNLVAPGTVSSAEFVSAISEAHGHHSGIPVPSWVLQAVVGPAADDLLASQNGVPGVLNRLGFQWTHSTIAEAAKYIAQP